In Dehalogenimonas etheniformans, one genomic interval encodes:
- a CDS encoding 4Fe-4S double cluster binding domain-containing protein, protein MSENGISRRAFIKAAGIGGAGLAVAAAGSTWNSYHEGQSAFSMQGQEHRQGHVYFDRVPFEVDQVPTSSWKVLGQDLPNGQSVNGYHRVDMRWYYGERFKTTGHAVSGSSPAIGYDPSKVDCLPNTWPSNGVAALDPLYQRYYELYPMMLDVDKEYKYDWLPQLIERFKSSIDSRADFNQNEGLIAMARSEAQRAVPVSSVTTPPEQNDWSGVSERRAVFDTPELASQLVKRMAADLGATFVGVTPLNKGWVAWSHAALGGLGAGTGGRGFGLNTPIKIPEWWDNAILVSGTMSWDVNAGDPNYGDSWTGYNISSQIAQQMVKFLKHLGYPARWHSPFGGYDMPIPGIGAECGMGQIGRTSNCIAPDFGGNVRPAVITTSLPMAADKPIDFNLSEFCSRCKLCAEVCPTQCISYANEPDFEIYGLRRFNTNLAKCRDGWNLGAGPMGCRACVSVCPWTKKNTWVHRFVREVLSHDPTGVSQNVAIWAERTLYPKHYNEELNPPNYKGVYEPPKWIKTDEYIGSFIKTPIGVK, encoded by the coding sequence ATGAGCGAAAATGGTATAAGCCGGCGGGCTTTTATTAAAGCCGCCGGTATCGGTGGCGCCGGACTTGCCGTGGCAGCTGCTGGCAGTACGTGGAATAGCTATCACGAAGGCCAATCGGCGTTCTCAATGCAAGGTCAAGAACACCGCCAAGGTCATGTTTACTTCGATCGCGTACCCTTTGAAGTGGACCAAGTCCCTACCTCCAGCTGGAAAGTTCTTGGGCAGGATTTACCCAATGGCCAGTCTGTCAACGGGTATCATCGGGTCGACATGCGATGGTATTACGGTGAAAGGTTTAAAACTACGGGACATGCCGTTTCAGGAAGCAGCCCCGCTATAGGCTATGATCCATCCAAAGTGGATTGCCTGCCAAACACATGGCCTTCTAATGGCGTTGCGGCATTAGATCCGCTATATCAGCGGTACTATGAGCTGTATCCGATGATGCTCGATGTCGATAAAGAGTACAAATACGACTGGCTCCCCCAACTTATCGAACGTTTTAAGTCAAGCATCGACAGCCGCGCTGATTTCAACCAGAACGAAGGTTTAATCGCCATGGCTCGATCGGAAGCCCAACGTGCCGTACCAGTTTCGTCTGTCACTACTCCACCCGAACAAAACGATTGGTCGGGTGTATCGGAACGTCGAGCTGTTTTTGATACCCCCGAGCTGGCGAGTCAATTAGTAAAACGCATGGCGGCTGATCTGGGAGCAACCTTTGTAGGGGTAACCCCATTGAATAAGGGTTGGGTTGCTTGGAGTCATGCTGCGCTTGGTGGGCTGGGCGCTGGTACTGGAGGCCGCGGTTTTGGCTTGAATACTCCAATCAAGATTCCCGAATGGTGGGACAACGCCATCCTAGTGTCTGGCACGATGAGTTGGGACGTTAATGCCGGCGATCCAAACTATGGTGATTCTTGGACCGGATACAATATTTCCTCTCAGATTGCGCAGCAAATGGTAAAATTCCTCAAACACTTGGGTTACCCTGCTCGATGGCATTCACCATTTGGCGGGTACGATATGCCGATACCCGGAATTGGTGCTGAATGCGGCATGGGCCAAATCGGACGCACATCGAACTGCATCGCGCCAGATTTTGGCGGTAACGTTCGGCCTGCAGTCATCACTACAAGCCTACCGATGGCCGCGGATAAGCCAATCGATTTTAACCTTAGTGAGTTTTGCAGCCGCTGCAAGCTTTGCGCTGAGGTTTGTCCGACTCAATGTATCAGCTACGCCAATGAACCGGATTTCGAAATTTATGGTCTGCGCAGGTTTAACACAAACCTCGCGAAATGTCGCGATGGATGGAATCTCGGCGCAGGTCCAATGGGCTGCCGAGCATGCGTCTCCGTGTGTCCATGGACTAAAAAGAACACATGGGTCCATCGCTTCGTACGTGAGGTTCTATCGCACGATCCAACGGGTGTCTCTCAGAATGTGGCTATCTGGGCAGAGCGGACTTTGTATCCCAAGCACTATAACGAGGAACTCAATCCACCAAAT